Proteins encoded within one genomic window of Synechococcus sp. PCC 7335:
- a CDS encoding PAS domain S-box protein, producing the protein MAMVELAKFFELTSDLMGIVSLEGCFQSVNAAFEQVLGYRPDQMRDRPLLDLIHPFDQTNSQAQITQLLEKRAATVRFTSRCLCQNGKWRQIEWTISIADDVMYCVGHDVTNRMDNLARYKLLAEHATDIISRQTIEGDYLYISPACYEVLGYYPNELIGRNRYDFIHPEDVAQVRETIGRIDQQPETFSLVFRARHRTGHYLWMEAIQRKLYITEDFDEYRITKNIPSSLLEVPIDTHQQTAFDQTAYHQSDRPPSKAVSEIIVVARDITKRVLAQKQVQQLNAELEGRVARRTQELEASKKQYLELLKIEREGYARAELAQATAELYAEAVENMQVGLYIWRLIDAEDPTSLTLVATNPAASRLTGIPVEGNDIIGQRILDVFPGLANTDILATYAGVVRTKMMVDLGDISYTDDRVKPSIFSVKAFPLAQDCVGVSFDNVTGRREAEAVRMDQAAQLRILFDQSAVGIGRVSLKGEWIQVNQRLCDMLGYSISELLGKNYRTITHSEDLGVSQKTYERLISQKLPQVSYEKRYLTRTGDVLWASVTVSASHQASVQASNLYPSNVSNNTENIGDSADQRAGYLIVTIQDITQRKQAITALKQQKNNLMTVNMRLTNTMSQLEQRNNELDQFAYVTSHDLKAPLRAIANLSGWIEEDLGDRLPAENKEQFDLLKNRVLRMEGFIDGLLEYSRIGRSHQSSEIVDVALLLTEVIDSIAPPKQFSIDVEAPMPVFKTKRVPLFQVFSNLINNAIKHHDRQDGRVKISVADQGDCYEFSVADDGPGIDAAYHNKIFTIFQTLRSRDDLESTGIGLSLVEKTIKAEGGSIRINSDEGKGATFIFTWPKEPYVDHFARRGYA; encoded by the coding sequence ATGGCAATGGTCGAACTCGCAAAATTCTTTGAACTGACATCGGACTTGATGGGCATTGTCAGTCTCGAGGGATGCTTTCAATCTGTGAATGCCGCCTTCGAGCAAGTTCTAGGCTATAGGCCCGATCAGATGCGCGATCGCCCTTTGTTAGACCTTATTCATCCCTTCGACCAGACCAACAGCCAGGCTCAGATTACCCAGCTATTGGAAAAGCGAGCAGCCACCGTCCGCTTTACGAGTCGTTGTCTTTGCCAAAATGGCAAATGGCGGCAGATAGAGTGGACTATTTCAATCGCTGATGACGTGATGTACTGCGTTGGCCATGATGTTACCAATCGCATGGACAACTTGGCACGCTATAAGCTGCTTGCTGAGCATGCCACGGATATTATCTCTCGCCAAACTATCGAGGGTGACTATCTCTATATCTCGCCTGCTTGCTATGAAGTGCTGGGCTACTATCCCAATGAGCTTATTGGTAGAAATCGCTATGATTTCATTCACCCAGAAGATGTTGCTCAGGTTAGAGAAACTATCGGTCGAATAGATCAGCAGCCTGAGACATTCTCTCTCGTTTTTAGGGCTCGGCATCGCACAGGACACTACCTATGGATGGAAGCTATCCAAAGGAAGCTCTACATAACTGAAGACTTTGACGAATATAGGATCACGAAAAATATCCCTAGCAGTCTGCTAGAAGTACCCATCGATACGCATCAGCAAACAGCGTTCGACCAGACAGCCTATCACCAATCTGACCGACCGCCTTCAAAAGCAGTGAGCGAAATTATTGTAGTGGCTCGTGACATCACCAAACGGGTACTGGCTCAAAAGCAAGTTCAACAGTTAAATGCGGAGCTAGAAGGGCGGGTTGCTCGTCGTACGCAGGAATTAGAGGCTTCCAAAAAGCAATATTTAGAACTGCTGAAAATAGAACGGGAAGGATATGCCAGAGCGGAATTAGCCCAAGCAACTGCAGAACTCTATGCTGAGGCCGTCGAAAATATGCAGGTAGGTCTTTATATATGGCGGCTAATAGATGCTGAAGATCCAACTAGCTTAACACTGGTGGCAACTAACCCGGCCGCTAGTCGACTGACGGGCATTCCTGTGGAAGGCAATGACATTATTGGTCAGCGAATTCTAGATGTTTTTCCAGGATTGGCAAATACAGATATTCTAGCGACCTATGCTGGGGTTGTTAGAACCAAGATGATGGTTGATTTAGGGGACATTTCCTACACTGATGATCGGGTAAAACCCAGCATTTTTTCGGTCAAAGCGTTTCCGTTGGCTCAAGATTGTGTGGGGGTATCTTTTGATAATGTAACCGGGCGAAGAGAGGCTGAGGCCGTTCGAATGGATCAAGCTGCTCAGCTTAGGATACTGTTTGATCAATCTGCTGTAGGCATAGGCAGAGTGTCTTTAAAGGGTGAATGGATACAGGTCAACCAGCGGCTATGCGATATGTTGGGCTACTCGATATCTGAGCTGCTAGGCAAAAACTACAGAACGATTACTCATTCAGAAGATTTAGGGGTTAGTCAAAAGACTTATGAAAGGCTAATCAGCCAGAAACTACCTCAAGTTAGCTACGAAAAGCGATATCTGACTCGAACCGGTGATGTGCTGTGGGCCAGTGTAACCGTATCTGCTTCTCATCAGGCTAGTGTTCAGGCATCAAACCTCTACCCTTCAAACGTAAGCAATAACACAGAAAATATAGGTGATAGCGCCGATCAAAGGGCAGGCTATCTCATTGTGACTATACAAGATATCACTCAAAGAAAGCAGGCAATTACAGCGCTCAAACAGCAAAAGAATAATTTGATGACTGTCAATATGAGATTGACTAACACAATGTCCCAGCTAGAGCAGCGTAATAATGAGCTAGATCAGTTTGCCTACGTTACTTCTCATGATCTCAAAGCGCCCTTACGGGCGATCGCAAATCTATCTGGCTGGATAGAGGAGGATTTAGGCGATCGGTTGCCAGCAGAGAATAAAGAACAGTTCGATCTTTTAAAGAATCGAGTGCTCCGGATGGAGGGATTTATTGATGGTCTGCTCGAATATTCACGGATTGGGCGATCCCATCAGAGCAGCGAGATCGTTGATGTTGCCTTACTACTAACAGAAGTGATTGACTCCATTGCACCGCCAAAGCAATTCTCCATTGACGTTGAAGCGCCAATGCCGGTGTTCAAAACCAAGCGCGTTCCACTATTCCAGGTATTTTCTAACCTGATAAATAATGCGATTAAACATCATGATAGGCAAGATGGCCGGGTGAAGATTTCAGTGGCTGATCAGGGTGATTGCTATGAGTTCTCAGTTGCAGATGACGGACCGGGCATTGATGCGGCCTACCATAACAAGATATTTACGATCTTTCAGACCTTGCGATCGCGCGATGATTTAGAAAGTACTGGCATCGGCCTTTCTCTGGTCGAAAAAACCATAAAGGCTGAAGGTGGAAGCATTCGTATTAATTCAGATGAAGGTAAGGGTGCTACGTTCATCTTTACGTGGCCCAAAGAGCCCTACGTTGATCACTTTGCCCGGCGCGGGTATGCATAA